The Winogradskyella schleiferi genome has a window encoding:
- a CDS encoding ATP-grasp domain-containing protein gives MVSDSKIAIHYREGGYAKRWIEFCQENNLNFKTVNCYSNTIVSDLEGVDVLLWHHHRYEFKNAKIAEAILTIAEHKGITVFPNKMTRVSFDEKIIQKYLLESVEAPFPKTFVSFDEEESKTWLEQQNQPVVFKLSKGAGSKNVRLVNSSDAKSIIHKMHTKGIESFKAPLNLNFKLPLKSILYNFYRYFSVRIPLAKMKNKRVGNEFSYSYFQEFLPKNDHDIRIVVIGDKAIGLKRLVAKNSFKASGSGVILYDHKLIPIECISKAFNVQNDLGFQCMAYDFVKHPTKGYQIVEICYGVSARAYDQCPGYWTKDLEWNPSTSVLVEDLIIKSIIEK, from the coding sequence ATGGTAAGCGATAGTAAAATAGCAATACACTACAGGGAAGGAGGCTATGCTAAACGCTGGATTGAATTTTGTCAAGAAAACAATCTAAACTTTAAAACAGTAAACTGTTATTCAAATACTATTGTATCAGACTTAGAAGGTGTAGATGTTTTGTTATGGCATCATCATAGATATGAGTTTAAAAATGCTAAAATTGCTGAAGCCATTTTAACAATTGCTGAACATAAAGGGATTACTGTCTTTCCAAATAAAATGACTAGAGTGTCATTTGATGAAAAAATCATTCAGAAATATTTATTAGAATCCGTTGAAGCACCTTTTCCTAAAACATTTGTTTCATTCGATGAGGAAGAATCAAAAACATGGTTAGAACAGCAAAATCAGCCTGTTGTCTTTAAACTTAGCAAAGGAGCTGGTTCTAAAAATGTAAGGTTGGTTAACAGTTCTGATGCAAAAAGTATCATCCATAAAATGCATACTAAAGGAATTGAGTCTTTTAAGGCACCACTTAATCTTAACTTTAAATTGCCTTTAAAAAGTATACTCTATAATTTTTACAGATATTTTTCTGTGAGAATACCATTAGCTAAAATGAAAAACAAGCGTGTTGGTAATGAGTTTAGCTATTCTTATTTTCAAGAGTTTTTGCCTAAAAACGATCATGATATTCGAATTGTTGTTATTGGCGACAAAGCTATTGGATTAAAACGATTAGTTGCTAAAAATAGCTTTAAGGCTTCTGGAAGTGGTGTTATTTTATACGACCATAAATTGATACCAATTGAGTGTATTTCAAAAGCATTTAATGTTCAAAACGATTTAGGTTTTCAATGTATGGCTTATGATTTTGTTAAGCATCCTACAAAAGGATATCAAATAGTAGAAATATGCTATGGTGTCTCTGCTAGAGCTTATGATCAATGTCCAGGGTATTGGACAAAAGATTTAGAATGGAATCCTAGCACTTCAGTTTTAGTGGAAGATTTAATAATTAAATCCATTATAGAAAAATAG
- a CDS encoding glycosyltransferase family 2 protein codes for MTKVSVIIPNFNHCDYLHQRIDSVLNQTYQDFEVILLDDVSKDQSVRILETYRDHPKIAHIVINKNNSGSPFGMWQKGFDLSKGDLIWIAESDDWADARFLETLVPKFENNDVVVAHCISNNYYMKTKVTKINSWWTTFNVNLWDSDFVENGKRMLSNYGKYKCPVINVSSALIRKRVLKTIEIPIQYKYCGDWWFWVQVFDQGDVAYTAKALNFIRVHDASASSSKNSKTILKIKENIKVIQNASNILGQDVSYHANYKWLIDFWVKQTVNSKDYLKREYLFPKVPISFLIVYYKQLIYTLFNKAFSQK; via the coding sequence ATGACTAAAGTTTCCGTAATCATACCAAATTTTAACCATTGCGATTATTTACACCAACGTATCGATAGTGTGTTGAATCAAACTTATCAGGATTTTGAAGTCATTCTGTTAGATGATGTGTCAAAAGATCAAAGTGTTCGCATATTGGAAACGTACAGGGACCATCCAAAGATTGCCCATATTGTGATAAATAAAAACAATAGTGGCAGTCCGTTTGGCATGTGGCAAAAAGGATTTGATCTTTCTAAAGGCGATTTAATTTGGATTGCAGAAAGTGACGATTGGGCGGACGCAAGGTTTCTCGAAACCTTGGTTCCCAAATTTGAAAATAACGATGTTGTTGTTGCGCATTGCATTAGTAACAACTACTATATGAAAACCAAAGTCACAAAGATTAATAGTTGGTGGACAACCTTCAACGTTAACCTTTGGGATTCGGATTTTGTGGAAAATGGAAAACGAATGCTAAGTAACTACGGAAAATACAAATGCCCAGTAATAAACGTAAGTTCAGCATTAATAAGAAAACGGGTCTTGAAAACTATAGAAATCCCGATTCAATATAAATACTGTGGCGATTGGTGGTTTTGGGTGCAGGTCTTTGACCAAGGCGATGTTGCCTATACGGCAAAAGCGTTGAATTTTATAAGGGTTCATGATGCTTCTGCCTCTAGTAGCAAAAACTCTAAAACCATTTTAAAGATTAAGGAAAATATAAAGGTTATACAAAACGCTTCGAATATTTTAGGGCAAGATGTGTCTTATCATGCAAATTACAAATGGCTTATAGATTTTTGGGTAAAGCAAACGGTAAATTCAAAAGACTATTTGAAAAGGGAATATTTATTTCCTAAAGTACCAATATCGTTTTTAATTGTATATTATAAGCAACTAATTTATACACTTTTTAACAAAGCATTCAGTCAAAAATAA
- a CDS encoding SDR family oxidoreductase → MYSNPHHTTDLSKLSFLITGGGGFIGSNLTEYLLKYNAKKVRILDNFSNGHRENLTEFMDNPAFELIEGDIRELETCKKAMDGIDYVSHQAALGSVPRSINDPATTNEVNISGFLNMMIALKDSPTVKRMVYAASSSTYGDSKALPKVEDTIGKPLSPYAVTKYVNELYADVFGTTYDTDVIGLRYFNVFGPKQSPSGAYAAVIPLFMQALKDNEPSKINGDGEQTRDFTFIDNVVQANVKGFFASKEAKNEVFNVACGERITINYLWESLRIAADSDLKAIYGPNRQGDVRDSLADISKGEKLLGYKPKYTVREGLKITWDSFNS, encoded by the coding sequence ATGTACTCAAATCCACATCATACCACAGACCTTTCAAAGTTAAGTTTCTTAATCACAGGTGGTGGAGGCTTTATTGGCTCTAACCTTACTGAATACCTATTAAAGTATAATGCTAAAAAAGTACGGATTTTAGATAACTTTTCAAATGGTCATCGCGAAAACTTAACAGAGTTTATGGATAATCCTGCCTTCGAACTTATTGAAGGTGACATTAGAGAATTAGAAACTTGTAAAAAAGCAATGGATGGGATTGACTATGTCTCTCACCAAGCCGCTTTAGGCTCTGTTCCGCGTTCTATCAATGATCCAGCTACAACTAATGAAGTTAATATTTCTGGATTCTTAAATATGATGATTGCGCTGAAGGATAGTCCAACCGTGAAACGTATGGTATATGCAGCGTCAAGTTCAACTTATGGTGATAGTAAAGCCTTGCCTAAAGTTGAAGATACGATTGGAAAACCTTTATCTCCTTACGCTGTGACAAAGTATGTTAACGAGTTATATGCAGATGTATTTGGGACAACCTATGATACCGATGTTATTGGTCTTAGATATTTTAACGTTTTTGGGCCAAAACAAAGTCCGAGTGGAGCATATGCCGCGGTAATTCCGTTATTTATGCAAGCGCTTAAAGATAATGAGCCTTCCAAGATCAATGGAGACGGAGAACAAACAAGGGATTTTACATTTATAGATAATGTTGTGCAAGCTAATGTAAAAGGATTCTTTGCTTCAAAAGAAGCGAAAAATGAAGTTTTTAATGTGGCTTGCGGCGAACGTATTACTATAAATTACCTATGGGAATCATTAAGGATAGCTGCAGATTCTGATTTAAAAGCTATTTATGGGCCTAATCGACAAGGGGATGTTAGAGATTCTTTAGCAGATATTTCTAAAGGTGAAAAACTTCTTGGTTACAAACCAAAATATACCGTAAGGGAGGGCTTGAAAATCACATGGGATAGTTTTAATTCTTAG
- a CDS encoding ABC transporter ATP-binding protein: MVILKAENISKQYRLGLVGTGTISHDLNRWWAGIRGKEDPYLKVGEVNDRATKANSDYVWALQDINFEVHQGEVLGIIGKNGAGKSTLLKILSRVTIPTTGQIKTKGRIASLLEVGTGFHPELTGRENIYLNGAILGMNKSEIKSKENEIIEFSGCERYVDTPVKRYSSGMRVRLAFAVAAFLEPDILVIDEVLAVGDAEFQKKAIGKMQDISKTDGRTVLFVSHNMAAVKSLCTKAIVLEHGKKVFKGTSDEAINYYLKLGNEVGVSNFHSFSTSEFDAFDFKIKSIGAKSKDKNFEFPITREDELQVEFQIEKYDQEPINFILMFKDDQGRCIFTANNNHSKFLINKEGNYTVVLNLPKLFFNEGNFYVDFRITKNRKRVFSMNDVIQFSVIQETKALGEWMGKTPGSLKLIFDWELKVN, from the coding sequence ATGGTAATACTTAAGGCCGAAAATATAAGTAAACAATATCGACTTGGATTAGTAGGGACAGGCACCATTAGTCATGACCTTAATAGGTGGTGGGCCGGAATCCGTGGAAAAGAGGATCCCTATTTAAAGGTTGGTGAGGTAAATGATAGAGCCACTAAAGCCAATAGTGATTATGTGTGGGCTTTGCAAGATATTAATTTTGAAGTTCATCAAGGCGAGGTTTTAGGTATAATTGGTAAAAATGGAGCGGGTAAAAGCACTTTATTAAAAATATTATCACGAGTAACTATCCCGACCACAGGCCAAATAAAGACAAAAGGACGCATAGCTTCTTTATTAGAAGTAGGCACAGGGTTTCATCCCGAACTTACAGGTCGTGAAAATATCTACCTCAATGGTGCTATTTTAGGCATGAACAAATCTGAAATAAAGTCTAAGGAGAACGAAATTATTGAATTTTCTGGCTGCGAACGTTATGTAGATACACCTGTAAAACGCTATTCTTCCGGTATGCGCGTGCGCTTGGCATTTGCTGTAGCTGCATTTTTAGAACCCGATATTTTGGTTATTGATGAGGTGCTTGCTGTTGGAGATGCAGAGTTTCAGAAAAAGGCTATTGGTAAAATGCAAGATATTTCAAAAACCGATGGACGAACAGTTTTATTTGTAAGTCATAATATGGCTGCAGTTAAGAGCTTATGCACTAAAGCAATTGTTTTAGAACATGGCAAAAAAGTATTTAAAGGCACGTCTGATGAAGCCATCAATTACTATCTAAAACTCGGGAATGAAGTAGGAGTTTCTAATTTCCATAGCTTTAGTACTTCTGAATTTGATGCATTCGATTTCAAAATTAAAAGTATTGGTGCTAAATCTAAAGATAAAAATTTCGAATTTCCCATTACAAGAGAAGATGAATTGCAAGTAGAATTTCAGATAGAGAAGTATGATCAAGAGCCTATTAATTTTATCTTGATGTTTAAAGATGATCAAGGCAGATGCATTTTTACGGCAAATAATAATCATAGTAAATTTTTAATAAATAAGGAAGGCAATTATACTGTTGTCTTAAATTTGCCTAAACTATTTTTTAATGAAGGGAATTTCTATGTCGATTTTAGAATTACAAAAAATAGAAAGCGTGTTTTTTCAATGAATGATGTCATTCAATTTTCTGTAATACAAGAAACAAAAGCTTTAGGGGAATGGATGGGAAAAACTCCTGGTTCATTAAAATTAATTTTTGACTGGGAATTAAAAGTAAATTAA
- a CDS encoding polysaccharide pyruvyl transferase family protein — MKDVYWWSKARFEDSKLENFGDALVPYLLQNTTSEDFQWVRPNTNTTFKIFKRKHYLIIGSIISAATTHSIIWGAGIMHSKEKVKKGKFLAVRGPKTRERLLELGYKVPEVYGDPAVLLALFFKQKPETIKYEYGIVPHFVDYDNVKAQYSNQTNIKIINLITDNVEDVINQFLQCEHILSSSLHGLIVAHTFRIPALWTKISDKLAGDDIKFEDYFSSIGLKTSKPIEFKPYDSCELKSIFETHKASSLPTIHFLNKIIKDLTRTFPFQKTKRFKLLIRSYFENHA, encoded by the coding sequence ATGAAAGATGTTTACTGGTGGTCCAAAGCTAGATTTGAAGATTCAAAACTTGAAAATTTTGGCGATGCTTTAGTGCCATATTTGCTTCAAAACACTACTTCAGAGGATTTTCAGTGGGTAAGACCAAATACCAATACCACATTCAAAATTTTTAAAAGAAAACATTACTTAATAATCGGGAGTATCATTAGTGCGGCTACAACGCACAGTATTATTTGGGGTGCCGGAATAATGCACTCTAAAGAAAAAGTGAAAAAGGGAAAATTTTTAGCTGTAAGAGGACCCAAAACAAGGGAAAGATTGTTAGAGTTAGGTTATAAAGTCCCGGAAGTCTATGGTGACCCAGCTGTTTTGTTGGCGCTGTTCTTTAAACAAAAACCAGAAACCATTAAATATGAATATGGTATTGTCCCGCATTTTGTAGATTACGATAATGTGAAAGCACAGTATTCCAATCAAACAAACATAAAAATCATAAACCTGATAACGGACAATGTAGAGGATGTTATTAATCAGTTTCTGCAGTGTGAACATATCTTGTCATCATCTCTTCATGGGCTAATTGTTGCCCATACTTTTAGGATTCCGGCACTTTGGACTAAAATATCGGATAAATTAGCAGGAGATGATATTAAATTTGAAGATTATTTTAGTTCAATAGGTTTAAAGACTTCAAAGCCTATAGAATTTAAACCCTACGATTCATGTGAATTAAAGTCTATTTTTGAAACACATAAGGCATCGTCTTTGCCCACAATCCATTTCCTAAATAAGATAATTAAAGATTTAACACGTACTTTTCCTTTTCAAAAGACCAAAAGATTTAAATTATTAATTAGAAGTTATTTTGAAAACCATGCCTAG
- a CDS encoding glycosyltransferase → MIPKKIHYCWFGSQPMSQTIQECIESWKKHLPDFELILWNESNSDLRHPFAQQALKDKKWAFVSDYVRLKVLSEQGGVYLDTDMLLLKDFSELLDQPCFVGLESKTYISCGVIGAEKGHSYILNCLKYYDTVDVLKPVNYKNLIIPKIFTSVFKKTYQTEALEAKPYSDILILDVQAFYAYPNPDSKLRRKENDYLIYVTEASYAVHLWARSWKGYSEFQLIHQRRYWKAFLVILKNGNHKKLEPKKYYGKLLSTIKTAIFG, encoded by the coding sequence ATGATTCCAAAAAAAATACATTACTGTTGGTTTGGTAGTCAGCCAATGTCACAAACGATTCAGGAATGTATAGAATCATGGAAAAAGCACTTGCCAGATTTTGAACTTATTTTATGGAACGAATCAAACTCGGACCTAAGGCATCCGTTTGCACAACAGGCACTAAAAGATAAAAAATGGGCTTTTGTATCGGATTATGTGAGGCTAAAAGTGCTGTCGGAACAAGGAGGTGTCTATTTAGATACAGATATGCTATTGCTAAAGGATTTTTCAGAATTATTGGACCAACCTTGTTTTGTAGGATTAGAGTCAAAAACATACATTAGCTGCGGAGTTATTGGAGCAGAAAAAGGGCACTCTTACATATTAAATTGCCTAAAGTATTATGATACTGTGGATGTCTTGAAACCCGTTAATTATAAAAATTTAATTATTCCAAAAATATTTACTTCAGTCTTTAAAAAAACATATCAAACAGAAGCGCTTGAAGCCAAACCCTATTCCGATATTTTAATTTTGGATGTCCAGGCTTTCTATGCTTATCCGAATCCAGACTCAAAGTTGAGACGAAAAGAAAACGATTATCTAATCTACGTAACCGAAGCATCTTATGCGGTACATTTGTGGGCCAGATCATGGAAGGGCTATAGTGAGTTTCAATTAATACACCAAAGAAGGTATTGGAAAGCTTTTTTGGTGATACTTAAAAATGGAAACCATAAAAAATTAGAACCAAAAAAATATTACGGAAAATTACTATCTACCATTAAAACCGCTATTTTTGGGTAA
- a CDS encoding glycosyltransferase family 4 protein, with protein MKSDVLIVYGSLNSVPSPEGAAPAKVIFETVESLNDSRFKVLSNYNPKLKSFSYNRDVFRHVRSNFMDTLVLWILKLIYPYKKRKQKFITSADKQLLYFISVCRFLFFNGNKKIIVHVSVGLVNMIKLFFPKREVVFFHHGTSLHTKYNEQQWLELISNSKAIFGVNKIALEKANNTFSNQLKTTRYFGIPNAIVPKVTLEQSIGYYKNRSYGTNTFVFAFSGRICVEKGVLNLLKAFQQVYDQNKNVRLIVFGGAGAIGKYDKKTSYIEKCLNFSEDHKLPIEFTGYIENNDLIKSLSQIDTLILPTDNKRSEEGMPLCLIEAISLGKPIIATNSGGNSEVVEDNVNGYLINSNPYIDELAEAMLKMSLDKARYAKFSKAAYASYIENHTYKKYTKKFTDILSQISYIENGKR; from the coding sequence ATGAAAAGTGATGTTTTAATAGTTTATGGTTCACTAAATTCTGTGCCATCTCCAGAGGGAGCGGCTCCTGCGAAAGTCATTTTTGAAACGGTTGAATCCTTAAATGATAGTCGATTTAAAGTGCTTTCGAATTATAATCCTAAACTAAAATCCTTTTCATACAACAGGGACGTTTTTCGGCATGTGAGGTCTAATTTTATGGACACACTCGTTCTGTGGATTTTGAAACTTATTTACCCTTACAAAAAAAGAAAACAGAAGTTCATTACAAGTGCAGACAAACAACTACTTTATTTTATTTCTGTTTGTCGTTTTTTGTTTTTTAACGGGAATAAAAAAATCATTGTACATGTTAGTGTTGGCTTGGTAAACATGATTAAGTTGTTTTTTCCAAAGCGCGAAGTGGTATTTTTTCATCATGGTACATCGTTGCATACAAAATATAATGAACAACAGTGGCTAGAATTAATCAGCAATAGCAAAGCTATTTTTGGGGTTAATAAAATTGCGCTTGAAAAAGCGAACAACACATTTTCAAACCAATTGAAAACAACGCGATATTTTGGTATTCCCAACGCGATTGTTCCTAAAGTCACCCTAGAACAGTCAATTGGGTATTATAAAAACAGATCTTATGGAACCAATACTTTTGTGTTTGCCTTCTCAGGAAGAATATGTGTAGAAAAAGGGGTGTTAAATTTATTAAAAGCATTCCAACAAGTATATGATCAGAATAAAAATGTAAGATTAATTGTTTTTGGAGGTGCTGGAGCTATTGGTAAATATGATAAAAAAACGTCTTATATAGAAAAATGCCTTAATTTTTCAGAAGACCATAAATTGCCAATAGAATTTACGGGTTATATTGAAAATAATGATTTAATTAAAAGCTTATCCCAAATTGATACCTTAATTTTACCAACTGATAACAAACGTTCTGAAGAAGGAATGCCTTTATGTTTAATTGAAGCTATTTCATTAGGAAAACCAATTATTGCAACAAACTCAGGTGGTAATTCTGAAGTTGTGGAAGATAATGTAAATGGATATCTTATCAATTCTAATCCATATATAGATGAACTTGCGGAAGCTATGTTAAAAATGAGCTTAGATAAAGCACGTTACGCAAAGTTTTCAAAAGCAGCCTATGCATCGTATATTGAAAATCATACCTATAAAAAATACACTAAAAAATTTACTGATATTTTAAGTCAAATAAGTTATATTGAAAATGGTAAGCGATAG
- a CDS encoding glycosyltransferase family 2 protein produces MPSTPIISIVVTCYNQAPFIDEALNSVLEQTYQNWECIIVNDGSTDHTEEVILKWLKKDIRFQYIASVNKGVSNARNIGIEKALGTYILPLDGDDIFGTRYVELGISEFNKHPDLKVVYCKAKKFGTETGYWVLPVFSMEKLRYVNMIFCSAIFKKEDWNAICGYDTNMTHGLEDWEFWIALLKNGGEVKQLDYVGFFYRIKERSRQADLSIDSNKNEMMCAYISKKHADIYIDDFGSFQKIHKDYANLKKSYNKLSKDKRAIANLFFNTFFGFKIFKEK; encoded by the coding sequence ATGCCTAGTACACCTATAATCTCCATAGTGGTAACTTGCTACAACCAAGCACCTTTCATTGATGAGGCACTTAATTCCGTTTTAGAGCAAACGTATCAGAATTGGGAATGTATTATTGTAAATGATGGCTCTACAGACCATACGGAAGAAGTAATATTAAAATGGTTAAAAAAAGATATTCGATTCCAATACATCGCTAGTGTAAATAAAGGCGTAAGTAATGCTAGAAATATCGGTATTGAAAAAGCTCTTGGTACTTATATTTTACCATTGGATGGCGACGATATATTTGGGACTCGTTATGTAGAGCTAGGCATTTCGGAATTCAATAAACATCCGGATTTAAAAGTAGTGTATTGTAAGGCTAAAAAATTTGGAACAGAAACTGGGTATTGGGTACTACCCGTTTTTTCCATGGAAAAACTACGGTATGTCAATATGATTTTCTGTTCTGCAATATTCAAAAAAGAAGACTGGAATGCCATTTGTGGCTATGATACAAATATGACCCATGGGCTCGAAGATTGGGAATTTTGGATTGCATTACTGAAAAATGGAGGCGAGGTTAAACAATTAGATTACGTAGGTTTTTTCTATAGAATAAAAGAAAGGTCCAGACAAGCGGACTTAAGTATAGACTCCAATAAAAACGAAATGATGTGTGCTTATATTAGTAAAAAACATGCAGACATATACATTGACGATTTTGGTTCGTTTCAAAAGATCCATAAGGATTACGCAAACTTAAAAAAATCATATAATAAATTATCGAAAGATAAAAGAGCGATTGCCAATCTGTTTTTTAATACGTTTTTTGGCTTTAAAATTTTTAAGGAAAAATAA
- a CDS encoding ABC transporter permease has protein sequence MSKIDDDGWLYTISSKRKLIDFNFKEIWRYRDLLFLFVKRDVVTVYKQTVLGPLWYLIQPLFTALTFTLIFNKVANIETGTVPPFLFNLAGVSIWNYFNTCLTATSDTFTTNAAIFGKVYFPRIIMPLSIIISNLLKFGIQLLIFIAFYVFYYVSGADIHLNSGILFFPLEVLFMGLLGLGFGMIISSLVTKYRDLKFLVSFGAQLLMYVSAVMYPLALMREKLPKIAWIVEYNPLAYIVETTRYMLLSTGTFSWFGVLYTVAVTLFILFLGIIIFNRTEKTFIDTV, from the coding sequence TTGAGCAAGATAGATGATGACGGGTGGTTGTACACCATTTCTTCAAAACGGAAGTTAATCGACTTTAACTTTAAAGAAATTTGGCGCTATCGCGATTTATTGTTCTTATTCGTTAAACGTGATGTGGTTACTGTTTATAAACAGACCGTTTTAGGACCGCTTTGGTATTTAATTCAGCCTTTATTTACTGCACTTACATTTACCCTCATTTTTAATAAAGTAGCTAATATAGAAACCGGTACAGTACCACCGTTCTTATTTAATTTAGCAGGAGTATCTATCTGGAATTATTTTAATACCTGTTTAACTGCCACTAGTGATACATTTACAACCAACGCTGCAATTTTTGGGAAGGTTTATTTTCCTCGGATTATTATGCCTTTATCCATAATAATATCCAACTTATTGAAATTTGGTATTCAGTTGTTGATTTTTATAGCCTTCTATGTATTTTATTATGTCAGTGGAGCTGATATACATTTAAATAGTGGTATTCTGTTTTTTCCTTTGGAGGTGTTATTCATGGGCTTATTGGGACTTGGATTTGGAATGATTATTTCTAGTTTGGTAACAAAATATAGAGATTTGAAATTTTTAGTGAGTTTTGGAGCGCAATTATTAATGTATGTTTCTGCAGTAATGTATCCCCTGGCATTAATGCGGGAAAAATTACCAAAAATTGCCTGGATTGTAGAATATAATCCGTTAGCTTATATTGTAGAGACTACAAGGTATATGTTGTTAAGCACAGGCACGTTTAGCTGGTTTGGGGTTTTGTACACTGTTGCAGTTACACTGTTTATTTTGTTTTTAGGAATTATTATATTTAATAGAACAGAGAAGACGTTTATTGATACTGTTTAA
- a CDS encoding sulfotransferase family protein: MLFSKKAIDKTLIFIIGSGRSGTHLLGRTVGHIAEVEAFIEDPKLFKKVTDVAINPNRKKSDIKKILKLYNSVFRQTNKSFVLEKTHPNIWLVEEILDYFETAKFIGIKRNVYATIASMLNHKGVLEWYNILPLNQVNPFLGITEKNYELFKDLPLESKCALRWKSHYDRLTYLETKFPENVLVVDYEDFYNDYNGLMIKLERFLKLENHINSEALISSNIDRWKSELTDDQIKNIDEVLEDNYTALV; the protein is encoded by the coding sequence ATGTTGTTTTCAAAAAAAGCCATAGATAAAACATTAATATTTATAATAGGTTCTGGACGCTCTGGAACGCACTTATTAGGTAGAACAGTCGGTCATATTGCTGAAGTTGAAGCGTTCATAGAAGATCCAAAATTATTTAAAAAAGTTACTGACGTTGCAATAAATCCAAATAGAAAAAAAAGTGATATAAAGAAGATATTAAAGCTTTATAATTCAGTATTTAGACAAACTAATAAATCTTTCGTTTTGGAAAAAACACATCCTAATATTTGGTTGGTAGAAGAAATTCTAGACTATTTCGAAACCGCTAAGTTTATAGGGATAAAACGGAACGTTTATGCCACAATAGCTAGTATGTTAAACCATAAAGGTGTTTTGGAATGGTACAACATATTGCCTTTAAATCAGGTTAATCCATTTCTTGGAATAACTGAAAAAAATTACGAATTGTTTAAGGATTTACCTTTGGAGTCCAAATGTGCTTTAAGATGGAAATCGCATTATGACAGACTCACTTATTTGGAAACTAAATTTCCTGAAAATGTATTAGTTGTCGATTATGAAGATTTTTACAATGATTATAATGGGTTAATGATAAAACTTGAAAGGTTTTTAAAACTTGAAAACCATATAAATTCTGAAGCACTTATTTCGAGTAATATAGATCGGTGGAAATCGGAATTAACAGATGATCAAATTAAAAATATAGATGAAGTTCTTGAAGATAATTATACAGCTCTAGTATGA